From Candidatus Defluviilinea gracilis, a single genomic window includes:
- a CDS encoding ABC transporter permease subunit, whose protein sequence is MSESSVDVSIGRDRKRWSLLRIGGRFWSWVWFILGAIYFLVPLFATLRHSLRMERDVLGFKAYERAFEDPSFLETFLLSNALAVATIICSAILIVPTAYWIRLRVPQARRIAEFITLLPFVIPAIILVFGLIRTYSTHFTIPFTDIELFQPLTTTKFGTYALITAGYMVLAMPYMYRSVDTGMRVVDIRTLTEAAQSLGAGWFTIITQVILPNVRSALLSGALLTFAIVVGEVTLASFLGVDAFGPYLFLIGQHKAYEPAALSFVTFLMTWLAMGMIQFVTGGQGQATGAH, encoded by the coding sequence ATGAGCGAATCATCTGTTGATGTCTCGATCGGGCGGGATCGAAAACGCTGGTCGCTATTGCGGATCGGCGGTCGGTTTTGGAGTTGGGTCTGGTTCATCCTCGGCGCGATCTATTTCCTCGTGCCATTATTCGCCACCTTGCGGCACTCCCTCCGCATGGAGCGGGATGTTCTCGGCTTCAAAGCCTATGAACGCGCCTTTGAAGACCCAAGCTTTCTGGAAACCTTTTTATTGTCCAATGCCCTTGCGGTCGCGACAATTATTTGCAGCGCCATCCTAATCGTTCCGACTGCTTACTGGATTCGATTGCGTGTGCCCCAAGCACGGCGGATCGCGGAATTCATCACGCTGTTGCCGTTCGTCATCCCGGCGATCATCCTCGTGTTCGGTCTCATCCGAACGTATAGCACGCATTTCACCATACCGTTTACCGATATTGAATTGTTCCAGCCCTTAACTACGACGAAATTTGGAACGTACGCGTTGATCACCGCCGGCTACATGGTGCTTGCCATGCCCTACATGTACCGCTCGGTGGACACCGGTATGCGCGTGGTGGACATCCGCACGTTGACCGAAGCCGCGCAAAGTTTGGGCGCAGGGTGGTTTACCATCATCACGCAAGTCATTCTGCCCAATGTTCGGTCGGCGTTATTGAGCGGAGCGTTGCTCACATTTGCGATCGTCGTCGGCGAAGTGACGTTAGCCTCGTTCCTTGGCGTGGACGCATTCGGTCCATACCTGTTTTTGATCGGTCAGCATAAAGCGTATGAACCTGCCGCGTTGTCGTTTGTCACCTTCCTGATGACCTGGCTTGCCATGGGCATGATCCAATTTGTCACCGGCGGGCAGGGACAAGCCACAGGCGCGCACTAA
- a CDS encoding ABC transporter permease subunit, producing MAQTSIALPKIKEPSNLKNWLGVSPFFLFAIMFIIFPSLYLVEGSFFNQEGQFTLENYALLLQTPSIVNAYKLSIQISAATAIGGGIFGFLLAYSITVGGLPRQLRSALITFSGVASNFAGVPLAFAFIATLGRRGFVTLLLKDNLNIDLYQAGFDLYTFWGLTAIYMFFQFPLMVLVMVPALDGLKREWREAAENLGASYFQYWTRVAMPILLPSILGSMILLFGNAFGAYATAYALTGGRLGIITIQIGAQIRGDVLHNPGLGYAMAMGMVIIMAVSLLGYSWLQKVSERWLR from the coding sequence TAGCCCTTCCGAAAATCAAAGAACCTTCAAATCTCAAAAACTGGCTGGGCGTATCCCCGTTTTTTTTGTTTGCCATCATGTTCATCATCTTCCCTTCGTTGTATCTTGTGGAAGGGAGTTTTTTCAATCAAGAGGGGCAGTTTACGCTGGAAAATTATGCCCTGCTTCTCCAAACCCCGTCAATTGTCAACGCATATAAATTGAGCATTCAAATCAGCGCGGCAACCGCCATTGGAGGCGGGATATTTGGTTTCCTGCTTGCGTACTCGATTACGGTGGGCGGCTTGCCGCGACAATTACGCTCAGCGTTGATCACCTTCTCTGGCGTTGCTTCGAACTTCGCCGGTGTTCCTCTGGCGTTTGCATTTATCGCCACCCTGGGCAGACGCGGATTTGTCACACTCCTGCTGAAAGACAACTTGAATATTGATTTGTATCAAGCGGGTTTCGACTTGTACACGTTTTGGGGATTAACAGCCATTTACATGTTCTTTCAATTCCCTTTGATGGTGCTGGTGATGGTCCCCGCGCTGGACGGTTTGAAGCGCGAATGGCGCGAAGCCGCCGAAAATCTGGGCGCATCCTACTTCCAATATTGGACGCGGGTTGCCATGCCGATCCTGCTTCCCTCCATCCTCGGTTCGATGATCCTTTTATTTGGCAACGCCTTCGGAGCCTACGCCACCGCCTACGCCTTGACCGGCGGCAGGCTGGGCATCATCACCATACAGATCGGCGCGCAGATCCGCGGAGATGTGTTGCATAACCCCGGCTTGGGCTATGCCATGGCAATGGGGATGGTCATCATTATGGCGGTGTCGCTTCTTGGGTATTCGTGGCTTCAAAAGGTTTCTGAAAGGTGGTTGCGATGA
- a CDS encoding ABC transporter ATP-binding protein → MLMSYLTLENVTKQFGDVVVVDKFNLGIEKGEFVSFLGPSGCGKTTTLRMVAGFELPTSGKITLGGVDITDKAPNQRNVGMIFQAYALFPNMTVAQNIGFGLRIRKTNATDVHARVDEMLNLVNLEKHANKYPYQLSGGQQQRVSLARALAIRPEVLLLDEPLSALDAKIRVSLRQEIRAIQKRLGITAIFVTHDQEEALSISDRIVVMNVGEMEQVGTPFEIYNFPKTQFVANFVGSLNNADAEVVDPANGILAMDGVHFKTAEEDFASRKKGDKVKISVRPERFSFAVEPKKDNVIDCTIETITFLGSVVRIQIKIGNTNFNMDTFNNPFLELPAIGAKEQVMCSKEAVLVL, encoded by the coding sequence ATCCTCATGTCTTATTTGACTCTTGAAAATGTGACCAAACAATTTGGCGATGTGGTAGTGGTCGATAAATTCAACCTCGGCATAGAGAAAGGTGAATTCGTCTCGTTCCTCGGTCCCTCAGGCTGTGGAAAGACGACGACGCTACGCATGGTCGCTGGGTTTGAACTCCCAACCTCTGGCAAGATTACACTGGGCGGCGTTGATATTACCGACAAAGCCCCGAACCAGCGCAACGTTGGAATGATCTTTCAGGCATACGCGCTCTTCCCGAATATGACTGTCGCGCAAAACATTGGCTTTGGTCTGCGCATTCGCAAGACGAATGCAACTGATGTTCACGCCCGCGTAGATGAAATGCTCAACCTCGTCAACCTCGAGAAGCACGCCAACAAATATCCCTACCAACTTTCAGGCGGACAGCAACAACGTGTCTCGCTCGCCCGCGCGCTTGCCATCCGTCCCGAAGTGCTTCTGCTCGATGAACCGCTCTCCGCGTTGGATGCGAAGATCCGTGTTTCACTGAGGCAGGAGATCCGAGCGATTCAAAAGCGTTTAGGTATCACCGCCATCTTTGTCACGCACGATCAGGAAGAAGCGTTATCCATTTCAGATCGAATCGTGGTGATGAACGTCGGCGAGATGGAACAAGTCGGCACTCCCTTTGAAATTTATAACTTTCCCAAAACGCAATTCGTGGCGAACTTTGTCGGCTCGCTCAACAATGCCGATGCCGAAGTGGTTGACCCCGCGAACGGAATCCTTGCGATGGACGGCGTCCACTTCAAGACAGCCGAAGAGGATTTCGCAAGCCGCAAGAAAGGCGACAAGGTAAAAATTTCCGTGCGACCCGAGCGTTTCAGTTTTGCCGTTGAGCCGAAGAAAGATAACGTCATTGATTGCACCATCGAAACCATTACTTTCCTGGGTTCGGTGGTCCGCATCCAAATCAAAATTGGCAACACCAATTTCAACATGGACACGTTCAACAATCCCTTCCTTGAACTGCCTGCCATCGGCGCGAAAGAGCAGGTGATGTGTTCGAAGGAAGCGGTGTTGGTTCTTTGA